The Campylobacter hyointestinalis subsp. hyointestinalis nucleotide sequence CCAAAAACTGCTACTATCGAGATAAAACTCAGCATTAAAAAAGATCTACCTATAAAAAAAGATAGCGTCGCCGTAGTCGAAATTCAAGGTATAAGCGGGATAGCTAGCATAAATATATCCAAAGGCTCCCCTGAAGCGCGTACATTTGCTGCTGATGAAAAACCCGTCATTTTTATGGAGCAAGGACTACTAGCAAAGATAGGAGATAGCGCGGTAAATGTATCTCACAGACTAAATTTAACACTCTCAAAATTTGGCGAACTTCTAAGCGATGAAAATATAAAAGCCCTTAGCCAGACTTTGGATTCGATAAATAAATTTAGCTCTTTTTTAAATTCCAAAGAAAACATTGAACATATAAAAACTATCTTAAGTAGCACAAACAAGACCGCGTCTGCACTTAGCAAGATCAAATTTGAAGAGCTAGCAAATCAATTAAATGCCTTTTTAGTTGATGCTAAGCGCCAAGCAAAACTTTTAGAACAAACGCAAATGTTGCTAACAAAAAAGATAGAAAGTGGCGAATATGACTTCAAAAGTATAATCTCACCTACATTGCAAAATACGAACGATACGCTATCTGAACTAAACGGACTAATAGCAGAGATACAAAATACACTATTTAGATTAGAAGATAATCCATACGAGTTTTTCTT carries:
- a CDS encoding MlaD family protein, whose amino-acid sequence is MESKSSYFIAGAFFCIVMIFAVVFLLFMNKNGNAEEYRSYYIQTKELPNGIKKDAQVRFIGVPAGIVKDIYFSDPKTATIEIKLSIKKDLPIKKDSVAVVEIQGISGIASINISKGSPEARTFAADEKPVIFMEQGLLAKIGDSAVNVSHRLNLTLSKFGELLSDENIKALSQTLDSINKFSSFLNSKENIEHIKTILSSTNKTASALSKIKFEELANQLNAFLVDAKRQAKLLEQTQMLLTKKIESGEYDFKSIISPTLQNTNDTLSELNGLIAEIQNTLFRLEDNPYEFFFKDTGDKK